From a region of the Haematobia irritans isolate KBUSLIRL chromosome 4, ASM5000362v1, whole genome shotgun sequence genome:
- the LOC142236039 gene encoding uncharacterized protein LOC142236039 gives MEWHPLIAFLTIVNQVYCAGLYDRIKRNTTEDFVEMLSTYPIKLAAGSGAIVKSLLNEFPKTDAFNNYRLELETYLEAFKEYRNKEGPCLEKSKKLLGELNSTIGKYYKEDAPQEAKAIVDLFHRSDVYKELIDYEEKLKAFGIRDWSSSEMEDIDTKMSSKMTVVC, from the exons ATGGAATGGCATCCATTGATTGCATTCCTCACTATAGTTAACCAG GTATACTGTGCTGGATTATATGACCGGATCAAGCGTAATACCACTGAAGATTTTGTGGAAATGCTATCTACATATCCAATAAAATTGGCTGCTGGTAGTGGTGCCATAGTAAAATCTCTTCTGAATGAATTTCCAAAAACGGATGCTTTCAACAATTACAGATTAGAGTTGGAGACATATTTGGAAGCCTTCAAGGAATACAGAAACAAGGAAGGTCCTTGCCTAGAGAAATCAAAGAAACTTCTGGGAGAATTGAATAGCACAATCGGAAAGTATTACAAGGAAGATGCTCCGCAGGAGGCTAAGGCAATTGTTGATCTCTTCCATCGATCAGATGTGTACAAGGAATTGATTGATTACGAGGAAAAACTCAAAGCTTTTGGAATCCGTGACTGGAGTTCCAGTGAAATGGAAGATATAGATACCAAAATGTCATCGAAAATGACTGTTGTATGTTAA